DNA from Variovorax sp. V213:
CCGGCCGGGCGGCGGGCGGGGCGCTGCACTCTCGTTTTTTTCACGGCACATACATACGAACGATGAGGACTCCATGGAGCACGACGAGATTTCCGACGGTGCGCCGCGCAGGGGCGTAGCGACCAACCTGGTCGAGGCGGTGGTTGCGCTGGTCCTGGTGGTGATAGGCCTGGTGGTGATCTACGAGAGCCAGAGGCTGGGGTCGGGCTGGACCAGCGATGGTCCCGGCGCGGGGTACTTTCCGTTCTACATCGGCGTGATCATCACCATCTCGGGGGCCGGCATCCTGTACCAGGCGCTGCTCGGCAAGAACAAGAAGACCGAGGTCTTCGTCGACACGGTGCAGCTCAAGCGCGTGCTGTCGGTGCTGGTGCCGGCCACGGTCTATGTGCTGGCCATTTCGGCGCTCGGCCTGTATGTGGCTTCGGCGATCTACATCGCGTTGTTCATGGTCTTCCTGGGAAAGTACTCGTGGGTGAAGAGCGTCATCGCGGCGCTGGCGGTCAACACGGTGTTCTTCTTCATGTTCGAGGTGTGGTTCAAGGTGCCGCTGTTCAAAGGCGCACTCGATCCCCTCCGCTTTCTCGGCTACTGAATCTCACGGAGCAAATGCGAAATGGATGAAATCAGTGCCCTGATGCAGGGCTTCTCGGTGATCCTCACACCCATGAACATCGGCCTGATGTTCGTCGGCATCATCCTGGGGGTGCTGATCGGCGTGCTCCCCGGGCTGGGTGGCGCCAACGGGGTGGCGATTCTGCTGCCACTCACGTTCACGATGTCGCCCACCTCGGCGATCATCATGCTGTCGTGCATCTACTGGGGCGCGCTGTTCGGTGGAGCCATCACCTCCATCCTGTTCAACATTCCCGGCGAGCCATGGTCGGTGGCCACCACCTTCGATGGCTACCCGATGGCGCAGCAAGGCAACGCCGGCGCCGCGCTGACCACCGCGTTCACGTCGTCCTTCGTCGGTGCGTTGCTGGCGGTGATCATGATCACCTTCCTCGCGCCGCTGGTGGCCAAGTTCGCGCTCAAGTTCGGGTCACCCGAATTCTTCGCGGTGTACCTGCTCACCTTTTGCAGCTTCGTGGGCATGGGCAAGGGGTCGCCGTTCAAGATCCTGGCCTCGATGGCGCTCGGCTTTGCGCTGGCCAGCGTGGGCATGGACACGGTCACGGGCCAGCTGCGGCTCACGTTCGGCCAGTCCGAGCTGATGCGCGGCTTCGACTTCCTGATCGCGGTCATCGGCCTGTTCGGCATCGGCGAAATCCTGCTGTCGATGGAAGAAGGCCTCAAGTTCTCGGGCAAGACCGCGAAGATCGATCCGAAGGTGGTGCTGCAGACCTGGAAGCAGCTGCCGCAGTACTGGGTGACCTCGCTGCGCAGCTCGCTCATCGGCATCTGGATGGGCATCACGCCGGGCGGGGCCACGCCGGCTTCGTTCATGGCCTACGGCCTGGCCAAGAAGATGTCGAAGCGCGGTTCCAAGTTCGGCACCGGCCAGATGGAAGGTGTCGTGGCGCCCGAGACCGCGGCCCACGCCGCCGGCACCAGCGCGCTGCTGCCAATGCTGGCACTCGGCATTCCGGGTTCGCCCACCGCCGCCGTGCTGCTGGGCGGCCTCCTGATCTGGGGCTTGCAGCCCGGACCGCTGCTGTTCGTCGAGCAGAAGGATTTCGTCTGGGGGCTGATCGCCAGCATGTACCTGGGCAACATCGTCGGCCTCATCGTGGTGCTGAGCACAGTGCCGCTGTTCGCTTCGATCCTGCGCATTCCGTTCTCGATCATTGCGCCGGTGATCATCGTGATCTGCGCCATCGGTGCCTACACCGTGCACAACGCAATGCTCGACATCTGGTTCATGCTCGGTTTCGGCGTGGTTGGGTATCTGTTCAAGAAGCTCGACTTCCCGCTGGCGCCGCTGGTGCTGGCGCTGGTGCTAGGCGACAAGGCGGAAGACTCGTTCCGCCAGGCCATGCTGGTCTCGCAAGGCGACGTGATGATCATGTTCTCGAACCCGCTGGTCGGCGGCATCACCACGCTGGCGCTCTTGCTGCTGTTCTGGCCGCTGATCTCCAAGGCGCTGGCGCTCGTCAAGCCCAAGAAGCACGACGAGTTTGCCGTCGAACGGCCCGTGGACTGAGCGGAGAACAACAACATGCCAGTGATTGCACTCACCCAGGAGATGGGTTCCCTCGCCAAGGATGTGTCGCTTCGGCTCGCCGAAACGCTCGGGCTCGAGATCATGCGCCACGAGACGATCGAGCGCGTGGCCGACCGCATGCAGGTGCCGACCAGCTTCATCGGCCGCCTGCGTGACGGCAAGGCCGGTTTCGTCGAACGGCTCACCGCCGACCGGCGCAGCCTTGCGCTCTTCACGGCCGAGGAACTCTTCGCGCTGGCGGACCGCGGCAACGTGGTGCTGCGCGGCTGGGGCGCGACCTGCCTGCTGCGGCCCGTGCCGCACGTGGTGTGCGTGCGCATCACGCGCTCGATGAAGAAGCGGGTCGAATGGCTGATGGCGCACCTCGAGACCGACGATGCCGAGTTCGCCGAAGCCGAGATCCGGCGCAGCGACGACGCGCACGCGGCGCGCATGCATGCGCAGTTCGGGGTGACATGGGGCGACCCGGTGCTCTACGACCTGGTACTCAACACGGACCGCCTTTCGGTGGACAGCTGCGTGGCGCAGATCCGCGCGCTGGTGGAGCGCCCGGAGTTCGCCGAGACACCGGCCTCGCGCGCGCTGCTGGCCAACATGGCGCTCGCGTCGCGGGTGAAGTCGGCGCTGAAGGACAACGAGGCGACCAGCGACATCCGCGTGACCGTCGAGGCCGACCAGGGCAAGGTCACGCTGAGCGGCATCGTGCTCGATGCAGGGGAGCGCGCGCTCACGCAGGAAGTGGCCTCGAGGGTCGACGGCGTGAGCGGCGTCGACAACGCACTGCGCCTGATGACCGTTCCGCGCCGCTTCGCGTCGGCGAAGCAGACCTGAGCACCGCGCGCGCCTGTGCGCCTGCCTAGATTTTTCCGCGCTTGCGCAGGCGGCTCAGGGTTTCTGCTGAGAGATTGAGGTAAGAGGCCAGCTCCTTGCTCGGAATGCGGTCCTCGAGCTCGGGGTGCTTGCGCATGAACCGGTGCACGCGGCCGGGCGCGTCGAGCAGGTGAAGGGTGATGGTGTGCGCCATGATTTCGCTCATGCCGCGCATCACGCAGTACTCGAACAGCTCCTTGGTCTCGGGGTGGCGGTCCAGGAACGCGATCCATTCCTTCAGCGGCAGGCTGGCCACGCGAGCCTTGGTGACGCACACGATGCCGTAGGGCGTGGGCGTGCCCAGCCGCAGCGCTGCGTAGCTGGTTTCCATGTCGTGCGCGTCGGCAAAGCGCAGGATCATTTCCTTGCCCTCGGGGTTGCTCACCACCCGCTTGAGGATGCCGTCGAGGATGAAGTACTGCTCCATCTCGCGCACGCCCTGGTGCAACAGAAAGTCGCCCTTGTTGCCGTCCACGATGACGAGATGGGTTTCCAGCTCGGTGCGATCACTCTCGCTCAGGTCCTTGAGAAGGATGTTCTGCCGGAGCTGCGCGCGAATGATGTTTTTCTCCGGGTGGTTTTCCAACAACGTCATGGGTCCCGTCTTGCTCGAATTCGCAACAACAACATCTGGTTCATCTGGCCGGTGCCGTTTTCCGGAAAGTTGACCGAGGTCAACGCCCGAAAGCATGCCCCCGAATCATAGTCCCGGCTCGGGCCTCGGCCATTCACCCAAGCAAGAAGGAGAGACATGTCTTCAGTAAGAACGGACAAAGAGGCATCCACGACCCTGGACGACGCCCTCAAGCCCAAGAACCGGGCCGGAGAAGGCGACGCGGTCGTGGTCGCCCTTAAACACCCCACGGAGGAGGCATCGCCGGCGCACGAAGCGACGATCGACGGCTTCCACCTGGTCATCGATGCGCTGAAGCTGAACGACATCGACACCATCTTCGGCCTGCCGGGCATCCCGATCACCGACCTCACGCGCATGGCACAGGCCGAAGGCTTGCGGGTCATCTCGTTCCGCCACGAGCAGCATGCGGGCAACGCCGCCGCCGCGGCCGGCTTTCTCACGCAGAAGCCCGGCATCTGCCTGACGGTGTCGGCGCCCGGCTTCCTGAACGGGCTCACCGCGCTGGCGAACGCCACCACCAATTGCTTCCCGATGATTCTCATCAGCGGCTCGAGTGAGCGCGAGATCGTCGACCTGCAGCAGGGCGACTACGAAGAGATGGACCAGCTCGCCATCGCCAAGCCGCTGTGCAAGGCCGCCTTCCGCGTGCTGCATGCCGAAGACATCGGCGTGGGCATTGCGCGCGCAATCCGATCGGCGCTGTCGGGCCGCCCCGGCGGCGTGTACCTCGACCTGCCGGCCAAGCTGTTTGCGCAGACCATGGATGCCGAAGCAGGCCGCCGGTCGCTCATCAAGGTGATCGACCCGGCACCGCGCCAGATTCCGGCGCCCGACGCCGTGAAGCGCGCACTCGACCTGCTCAAGGGTGCGAAGAAGCCGCTGATTCTGCTCGGCAAGGGCGCGGCCTATGCCCAGGCCGATGCCGACATCCGCGCACTGATCGAGAAGACCGGCATTCCCTACCTGCCGATGTCGATGGCCAAGGGCCTCTTGCCCGACACGCATGCGCAGTCGGCCGCGGCCGCGCGCTCCTATGTGCTGCAGGAAGCTGACGTGGTGATGCTGGTCGGCGCGCGCCTCAACTGGCTGCTGTCGCACGGCAAGGGCAAGACCTGGGGCCAGGAGAAGGGCGCCAAGCAGTTCATCCAGATCGACATTGCGCCGACCGAGATCGACAGCAACGTGGCGATAGCCGCGCCGGTGATCGGCGACATCGGCTCCTGTGTGGCGGCACTGCTCGCGGGCGTCGATGCCAAGTGGGCCAAGCCGCCGGCCGAATGGACCGGAGCCATTGCCGAGCGCAAGGACAAGAACCTGTCGAAGATGGCCGTGACGCTGGCCGCGCGGCCCTCGCCGATGAACTTCCACAGCGCGCTGAGCGTGATCCGCGACCAGGTGAAGGCGCGGCCCGATGCCATCGTGGTGAACGAGGGCGCCAACACGCTCGACTTCGCGCGCAGCATCGTCGACATGTACGAGCCGCGCAAGCGCCTCGACGTGGGCACCTGGGGAATCATGGGCATCGGCATGGGCTTTGCGGTGGCGGCCGCGGTGGTCACCGACAAGCCGGTGATCGCCATCGAGGGCGACAGCGCCTTCGGCTTCAGCGGCATGGAAGTGGAGACCATCTGCCGCTACAACCTGCCGATCTGCATCGTCGTGTTCAACAACAACGGTGTCTACCGCGGCACCGACGTCAACCCGAGCGGCACGCCCGACGTGGCGCCCACCGTGTTCGTGAAGAACGCGCGCTACGACAAGCTGATGGAAGCGTTCGGCGGCGTGGGCGTCAACGCCACCACCGCGGATGAATTGCAGAAGGCGCTGGCCGAAGCCGTCGCCTCGCGCCGTCCGACCCTGATCAATGCCGTCATCGACGAGACGGCCGGAACGGAAAGCGGCCGGATCACCAGCCTCAATCCGAGCACGGCAAAGAAAAAGCAGCAGCAGTAATCCAAGGCAACCCAGGAGTTATCCATATGAGCAACAAACCCCTCAACGGCATCAAGATCATCGACTTCACGCACGTGCAAGCCGGCCCGGCCTGTACCCAGATGCTGGCCTGGTTCGGCGCCGACGTGATCAAGGTCGAGCGCCCGGGCGCCGGCGACGTCACCCGCAGCCAGCTGCGCGACATCCCGAACGTCGACGCGCTGTACTTCACCATGCTCAACAGCAACAAGCGTTCGATCACGCTGGACACCAAGAAGCCCGAAGGCAAGGCCGTGCTGGAGAAGATGATCCGCGAATCCGACGTGCTGGTCGAAAACTTCGGCCCCGGTGCGCTGGACCGCATGGGCTTCACCTGGGAACGCATCCAGGAGCTGAACCCCAAGATGATCGTCGCCTCGGTCAAGGGCTTCAGCGACGGCCACCACTACGAGGACCTGAAGGTGTACGAGAACGTGGCGCAGTGCGCTGGCGGCGCCGCCTCCACCACCGGCTGGTGGAAAGGCGAAAACTCCGTCCCGACGATCTCGGCGGCCGCGCTGGGCGACTCCAACACCGGCATGCACCTGGCCATCGGCATCCTGACGGCCATCATCGGCCGCCAGCAGACCGGCAAGGGCCAGAAGGTGGCCTGCTCGATGCAGGATGCCGTGCTCAACCTGTGC
Protein-coding regions in this window:
- the frc gene encoding formyl-CoA transferase translates to MSNKPLNGIKIIDFTHVQAGPACTQMLAWFGADVIKVERPGAGDVTRSQLRDIPNVDALYFTMLNSNKRSITLDTKKPEGKAVLEKMIRESDVLVENFGPGALDRMGFTWERIQELNPKMIVASVKGFSDGHHYEDLKVYENVAQCAGGAASTTGWWKGENSVPTISAAALGDSNTGMHLAIGILTAIIGRQQTGKGQKVACSMQDAVLNLCRVKMRDQQRLDSVGYLEEYPQYPHEMDAFKDKVVPRGGNAGGGGQPGWILKCKGWQTDPNAYIYFTVQGHAWDPICDALGKPEWKTDPDYMTPKARQPHIDQIFATIEDFIKDKTKFEAVDIFRKHDIPCAPVLSMKELLHDESLRKSGSIVEVPHKERGSYWTIGSPIKFSDLKPEVTASPLLGEHTEEVLAELGYTQAQIDNLKESKAV
- the oxc gene encoding oxalyl-CoA decarboxylase: MSSVRTDKEASTTLDDALKPKNRAGEGDAVVVALKHPTEEASPAHEATIDGFHLVIDALKLNDIDTIFGLPGIPITDLTRMAQAEGLRVISFRHEQHAGNAAAAAGFLTQKPGICLTVSAPGFLNGLTALANATTNCFPMILISGSSEREIVDLQQGDYEEMDQLAIAKPLCKAAFRVLHAEDIGVGIARAIRSALSGRPGGVYLDLPAKLFAQTMDAEAGRRSLIKVIDPAPRQIPAPDAVKRALDLLKGAKKPLILLGKGAAYAQADADIRALIEKTGIPYLPMSMAKGLLPDTHAQSAAAARSYVLQEADVVMLVGARLNWLLSHGKGKTWGQEKGAKQFIQIDIAPTEIDSNVAIAAPVIGDIGSCVAALLAGVDAKWAKPPAEWTGAIAERKDKNLSKMAVTLAARPSPMNFHSALSVIRDQVKARPDAIVVNEGANTLDFARSIVDMYEPRKRLDVGTWGIMGIGMGFAVAAAVVTDKPVIAIEGDSAFGFSGMEVETICRYNLPICIVVFNNNGVYRGTDVNPSGTPDVAPTVFVKNARYDKLMEAFGGVGVNATTADELQKALAEAVASRRPTLINAVIDETAGTESGRITSLNPSTAKKKQQQ
- a CDS encoding cytidylate kinase family protein → MPVIALTQEMGSLAKDVSLRLAETLGLEIMRHETIERVADRMQVPTSFIGRLRDGKAGFVERLTADRRSLALFTAEELFALADRGNVVLRGWGATCLLRPVPHVVCVRITRSMKKRVEWLMAHLETDDAEFAEAEIRRSDDAHAARMHAQFGVTWGDPVLYDLVLNTDRLSVDSCVAQIRALVERPEFAETPASRALLANMALASRVKSALKDNEATSDIRVTVEADQGKVTLSGIVLDAGERALTQEVASRVDGVSGVDNALRLMTVPRRFASAKQT
- a CDS encoding Crp/Fnr family transcriptional regulator produces the protein MTLLENHPEKNIIRAQLRQNILLKDLSESDRTELETHLVIVDGNKGDFLLHQGVREMEQYFILDGILKRVVSNPEGKEMILRFADAHDMETSYAALRLGTPTPYGIVCVTKARVASLPLKEWIAFLDRHPETKELFEYCVMRGMSEIMAHTITLHLLDAPGRVHRFMRKHPELEDRIPSKELASYLNLSAETLSRLRKRGKI
- a CDS encoding tripartite tricarboxylate transporter TctB family protein, with the translated sequence MEHDEISDGAPRRGVATNLVEAVVALVLVVIGLVVIYESQRLGSGWTSDGPGAGYFPFYIGVIITISGAGILYQALLGKNKKTEVFVDTVQLKRVLSVLVPATVYVLAISALGLYVASAIYIALFMVFLGKYSWVKSVIAALAVNTVFFFMFEVWFKVPLFKGALDPLRFLGY
- a CDS encoding tripartite tricarboxylate transporter permease, which codes for MDEISALMQGFSVILTPMNIGLMFVGIILGVLIGVLPGLGGANGVAILLPLTFTMSPTSAIIMLSCIYWGALFGGAITSILFNIPGEPWSVATTFDGYPMAQQGNAGAALTTAFTSSFVGALLAVIMITFLAPLVAKFALKFGSPEFFAVYLLTFCSFVGMGKGSPFKILASMALGFALASVGMDTVTGQLRLTFGQSELMRGFDFLIAVIGLFGIGEILLSMEEGLKFSGKTAKIDPKVVLQTWKQLPQYWVTSLRSSLIGIWMGITPGGATPASFMAYGLAKKMSKRGSKFGTGQMEGVVAPETAAHAAGTSALLPMLALGIPGSPTAAVLLGGLLIWGLQPGPLLFVEQKDFVWGLIASMYLGNIVGLIVVLSTVPLFASILRIPFSIIAPVIIVICAIGAYTVHNAMLDIWFMLGFGVVGYLFKKLDFPLAPLVLALVLGDKAEDSFRQAMLVSQGDVMIMFSNPLVGGITTLALLLLFWPLISKALALVKPKKHDEFAVERPVD